The proteins below come from a single Papaver somniferum cultivar HN1 chromosome 11, ASM357369v1, whole genome shotgun sequence genomic window:
- the LOC113324675 gene encoding NAC transcription factor 29-like — MGDAERTVVSSEASHENYCGLYYCWQCFIKKDSCNAKEGSSSVTPEESVDAQVERYLNNFPVGLKFRPSDEEAVLFYLVKRSRNEPLPISPIKEVNIYEFTPEDLLDRYKNYGIEGIEGKELYVFTPRERKYPNGSRPARYITGRYIGFWKIVGRADPIPNERTHIGTKRSLRFFKGTKDDFSKTPFSMTEYILKSKINSESGHQNGGKKQDPVNLALCKIWKRLPSKKDLSPVAESSTENTDTTLLENAEYNSSGPVMEAHQGSSATNMVMPTGNENSSHTNGFLQDYHIEDATNSYDSFLNDEDMSFEQLDDILDCVLGDTNTEFNTFGQAMGPYQDFNLMDTVMRNDGSFSNINRSSQDQIAMEETFLDPFRLFGDNYLPAGEKQNGELQVALNQENQFESSSVVLNDLDICGSSCYNHSSYHFDEQK; from the exons ATGGGTGATGCAGAAAGAACTGTTGTCTCATCAGAAGCATCCCATGAAAACTACTGCGGACTTTATTATTGTTGGCAATGCTTCATTAAAAAAGACAG TTGCAATGCTAAGGAGGGATCATCATCAGTAACACCAGAAGAATCGGTCGACGCGCAAGTTGAACGTTATTTGAATAACTTTCCGGTGGGATTGAAATTTCgaccaagtgatgaggaggctgTACTATTTTATCTTGTTAAGAGATCCAGGAACGAACCGTTACCTATTAGtccaataaaagaagtgaacatCTATGAGTTTACTCCTGAAGATCTTCTAG ATAGGTACAAGAATTATGGAATAGAAGGGATAGAAGGAAAAGAATTGTACGTTTTCACACccagagaaagaaaatatcccaatGGATCTCGACCTGCACGCTATATTACTGGTCGTTATATAGGATTTTGGAAAATTGTTGGAAGAGCTGATCCAATTCCTAATGAGCGGACTCACATTGGGACCAAGCGTTCGCTGAGGTTTTTTAAAGGCACGAAAGACGATTTTTCGAAGACACCGTTTAGCATGACTGAATACATCTTAAAAAGCAAGATAAATAGTGAATCAGGTCACCAAAATGGCGGTAAGAAGCAGGATCCG GTGAATTTGGCGTTGTGTAAGATTTGGAAAAGACTGCCTTCTAAGAAAGATTTATCACCGGTAGCAGAATCGTCGACGGAGAATACTGATACTACTTTGCTCGAGAACGCTGAATATAATTCATCAGGCCCGGTCATGGAGGCACATCAAGGTTCCTCCGCGACCAATATGGTTATGCCTACTGGTAATGAAAATTCTTCACATACTAATGGATTCTTGCAAGACTACCACATTGAAGATGCGACCAACTCGTATGACAGTTTTCTGAATGATGAAGACATGTCGTTTGAACAACTAGATGATATCCTTGATTGTGTGCTCGGCGACACTAACACAGAGTTCAATACATTTGGGCAAGCCATGGGGCCGTATCAAGATTTTAACTTGATGGATACGGTTATGCGTAATGATGGAAGTTTCTCAAATATTAATAGATCCTCGCAAGACCAAATAGCAATGGAGGAGACATTTCTCGATCCTTTTAGGCTTTTCGGTGACAACTATTTGCCGGCGGGAGAAAAACAGAACGGAGAGTTACAGGTGGCATTGAACCAGGAGAACCAGTTTGAGTCATCATCAGTCGTTTTAAACGATTTGGATATCTGTGGTTCTTCTTGCTATAATCATTCTTCCTATCATTTTGATGAGCAGAAATAG
- the LOC113324676 gene encoding protein ATAF2-like, with protein sequence MVCNAEEGSSPLTPEQLLDAQVERYLKNFPEGLKFQPSDEEAVLYYLVKRSRNEQLPNTPIKEVNIYGFTPEDLLDRYKNYGIERKELYVFTPRERKYPNGRRPGRCITGRYVGFWRIAGPAKEIRDTDRTPIGVRRSLNFYKGTKDEHSDTPFTMHEYILEYKIDSKSGQQDGRKKQEPVNLALCKIWNKQPENILSPVAKSSSEITDTNLLENANTEYNSSEPVMGARQGSSSINMVMPTDNENSSHPNGFLQRYHIEDATNSYGEMGVYQDSSTLMNMLMPNDGNFSNINRSLQDHMAMEETFVDPFRTFGDNYLTGGKQNGELQVALNQENKFESSVLRNDFYFSGSSSANQ encoded by the exons ATGGT TTGCAATGCTGAGGAGGGATCATCACCATTAACTCCAGAACAATTACTCGACGCACAAGTTGAACGTTATTTGAAAAACTTTCCGGAGGGATTGaaatttcaaccaagtgatgaggaggcagTACTATATTATCTTGTTAAGAGATCTAGGAATGAGCAATTACCTAATACTCCAATAAAAGAAGTAAACATCTATGGGTTCACTCCGGAGGATCTTCTAG ATAGGTACAAGAATTATGGGATAGAAAGAAAAGAATTGTACGTTTTCACACctagagaaagaaaatatcccaatGGACGTCGACCTGGACGCTGTATTACTGGTCGGTATGTAGGATTTTGGAGAATTGCTGGACCAGCTAAGGAAATTCGTGATACAGATCGTACTCCAATTGGTGTCAGGCGTTCGCTGAATTTTTATAAAGGGACGAAAGACGAACACTCAGATACACCATTCACCATGCATGAATACATCTTAGAATATAAGATAGATAGTAAATCAGGTCAGCAAGATGGCAGAAAGAAGCAGGAGCCG GTGAATTTGGCGTTGTGTAAGATCTGGAATAAACAACCTGAGAATATCTTATCACCGGTAGCAAAATCATCGTCGGAGATTACTGATACTAACTTGCTCGAGAACGCAAATACAGAATATAATTCATCAGAGCCGGTTATGGGGGCACGTCAAGGTTCCTCCTCGATCAATATGGTTATGCCTACTGATAATGAAAATTCATCACATCCTAACGGATTCTTGCAACGCTACCACATTGAAGATGCGACCAACTCGTATGGAG AGATGGGGGTATATCAAGATTCTTCTACCTTGATGAATATGTTAATGCCTAATGATGGAAACTTCTCAAATATTAACAGATCCTTGCAAGACCATATGGCGATGGAGGAGACATTTGTCGATCCTTTTAGGACGTTCGGTGACAACTATTTGACGGGAGGAAAACAGAACGGAGAGTTACAGGTGGCATTGAACCAGGAGAACAAATTTGAGTCGTCAGTCCTTCGAAACGATTTTTATTTCAGTGGTTCTTCTTCagccaatcaataa
- the LOC113322796 gene encoding mitogen-activated protein kinase 3-like, protein MKGNSASGNSLMEEDFPVTVTHGGKFVEYNIFGNLFEVTSKYSTPIMPIGRGAYGIVCSAMNSETNEMVAIKKIADAFDNPMDAKRTLREIKLLRHLDHENVIGVKDVIPPPIRKEFSDVYMVTELMDTDLHQIIRSNQDLSEEHIQYFLYQILRGLKYIHSASVIHRDLKPSNLLVNANCDLKICDFGLARPASENDFMTEYVVTRWYRAPELLLNASDYTASIDVWSVGCIFMELMIKRPLFAGRDTVHQMRLINELLGTPTEADLGFVRSEDTKRYIKQLPKHPRQSLARIYKHIHPDAIDLIEKMLAYDPTKRITVEEALAHPYLERLHDEEEEPICLKPFSFEFEQQGLMEEQIKDMIYKEAVTLNPEFAFW, encoded by the exons ATGAAAGGAAATTCTGCTTCTGGAAATTCATTAATGGAAGAAGATTTCCCAGTTACAGTAACTCACGGTGGGAAATTCGTTGAGtacaatatttttggaaatttattTGAAGTGACAAGTAAATACAGCACTCCTATTATGCCAATCGGTCGTGGTGCTTATGGAATCGTCTG tTCTGCGATGAATTCAGAAACAAATGAAATGGTTGCAATCAAGAAGATAGCTGATGCGTTTGATAATCCAATGGATGCAAAGAGAACTCTTAGAGAAATCAAACTACTTCGTCATTTAGATCATGAGAATGTTATTGGTGTTAAAGATGTGATTCCACCACCAATTCGTAAAGAATTTTCAGATGTTTATATGGTTACTGAACTCATGGATACTGATCTTCATCAAATTATACGATCTAATCAAGACTTATCTGAAGAACATATCCAA TACTTCTTGTATCAGATTCTAAGAGGATTGAAATACATACACTCAGCAAGTGTAATACACAGAGATTTGAAGCCAAGTAATTTATTAGTGAATGCAAATTGTGATCTTAAGATTTGCGATTTCGGTCTAGCTCGGCCGGCTTCCGAGAACGATTTCATGACTGAATATGTTGTTACAAGATGGTACAGAGCACCAGAACTGCTATTAAACGCATCAGATTATACTGCTTCAATTGATGTTTGGTCTGTCGGTTGCATATTTATGGAGCTTATGATTAAAAGACCGTTGTTCGCCGGTAGAGATACCGTTCATCAAATGCGGCTAATTAATGAG CTACTTGGAACACCTACTGAAGCTGATCTTGGGTTTGTCCGAAGTGAAGACACAAAGAGATATATCAAACAATTACCTAAGCATCCTAGACAATCACTAGCGAGGATTTATAAACATATTCATCCTGATGCCATTGATCTTATCGAGAAAATGTTGGCATATGATCCCACCAAGAGAATTACAG TTGAAGAAGCTCTAGCTCATCCATATCTAGAAAGAttacatgatgaagaagaagaaccgatTTGTTTAAAGCCATTTTCTTTTGAGTTTGAACAACAAGGTTTAATGGAAGAGCAAATTAAAGATATGATATACAAGGAAGCCGTTACACTGAATCCTGAATTCGCATTTTGGTGA